The Rubrobacter tropicus nucleotide sequence CGTTTCGAGGACCTGGCCTGCGTCCTGCGCTCGGCCCTCTCCTTCGGCCTGACGGGCTTCCCGTTCTACAGCCACGACGTCGGCGGTTTCTCGGGGCTGCCTAGCCCTGAGCTCTACGTCCGGTGGGCCCAACTCGGGTTCTTCTCCTCGCACGTCCGCTGCCACGGCGCCCCGCCGCGCGAACCGTGGGCCTACGGCGAGAAGGCCGAGCGTATCTTCCGCTTCTACGACGAGCTTCGCTACCGCCTGATGCCCTACGTCTGGAGCGAGGCCGTCGAGTGCGGGCATAGCGGAATGCCGATGCTCCGCCCGCTCTTCCTCGACTTCGGAGACGACCCGACCACGCACGGCATAGAAGACCAGTACATGTTCGGACGCGGCCTCCTGGTCGCGCCGATTCTGGACGAGAGGGACCGTCGTCTCGTCTACCTGCCCCACGGCCGCTGGGTTGACTACTGGACCAAAGAGGTACTAGAAGGCGGACGGTGGATGGAGGTCGATGCCCCGCTCGACACGCTCCCGCTCTACGCCCGCGCCGGCGCCGTCGTCCCGCACGGCCCGGCGATGCAGTACGTGGACGAGCGTCCCTGCGATCCGTTGACCGTCGAGATCTACGCCCCCGAATGGGAAGGCTCTTACGGGATCCACGACGAGCAGGAGCCAACCCTCGCCGTCTCCTACCGGCGCGAGGGGGACCTCCTCACCGTCGAGACCGGGGCGGCGCCGGGGGAGATCGAGCTGCTCGTCTACGGGGAGGCCGTCGCCGGGGCCCGGGTGGACGAGGAAACCCTGGACGTCAGGCCCGTTGCGGGAGGTGCCGGGATGCGTTTCGACGGGACGAGGGCGCGGAAGCTTCACCTGCGGCTGGGAGACGCCGGTTAGGGTGGTCTGCAAAGAGGTCGAAACCTCTTTGCAAAGCTATCAGCTATCAGCCGTCAGCTTTCAGCCAGGGACAAAAAAGCTGAAGGCTGAGAGCGAAGCCGAAGCGGGCTGATCGCTGACGGCGCGGTTTTCGGGAGCAATTGCTCCCGAAAACCGCTCCAGGTCGGCCCGGGGCGTCGGACCCGGCTATGATTCGTCAGCGGTGGAACGCAGACAGAGGAGGAGAGGCATGATCGAGAACTCCGTGGGCGTCTGGGCCTTCGGGCCGGCCGTGACGCGGTTCGTCCCGCCCGGCTACCACAACGAGGTCGCCGACGAGCCGATGACGGACAAGACCCGGAGGGTATGCGAGGGCCTCTCCGACCTGCTCGAAGGCCTCGAATACCATTACCCGGGCGAGGTCAACGAGGAGAACCTCGCGGAGATACAGGGAATCCTCAAGGAGCATGGGATGGGCCTGCCCGTGGTCGCCGCCGGCCTCCATCCCGACCCCACCTACGGCAAGGGCGCCTTCGTGAACCCGGACGACAAGGTGCGAAGGCAGGGTATAGACGCCCTGAAGCGGGGTGTCGACCTGTGCGGCGAGGCGGGGGCGAACTTCATTATCTGGCCCGGCGCCGAAGGGTACAACTACACGTTCCAGAGGCCGTATGCGGAGACCTGGCGGCGGTTCGTCGAGGGCGTGGCCGAGGTAGTCGACCACGCCAACGAGAGGGACGTGAAGGTCTTTTTGGAGCACAAGAACTCAGAGCCCGCCATGAAGATCCTGATGCAGAACATCGGGATGACGCTCTTCACGATCCAGAAGGTGAACGCCCTCGGCGTCGACACCCGTAACCTTTTGGTCAACATGGACTGGCAGCACCTCATAATGAACGGCGAGAACCTTGCCGAGTACGCGGACCTTCTCGCGTCCGAGCACAAGCTCGGCCACCAGCACGGCAACGACGGCTGGGGCACCTTCGACGACGACAACGTGGTCGGCACCAACTTCTTCATGCAGACCCTGGAGCTCGCCCAGACCCTTCAGGACGTGGGCTACGGGACCGAGGGCGAGATCCTCGGCTTCGACCTCTACCCCTACACCGAAGACCAGGTGGCCGCTGTGAGGCGGGCGATACTTCAGTGGGAATTCATCTGGGATCTGGCGCAGAAGATCGACCGCGCCGCCTTGCGCGAAGCCCGCGCCGGTGCCGACGCCCTGGCCGGGCAGAGGGCCGTCTACGCGGCGCTCGGGATGGACGACGGCTACGAGGCCGAGGTCGTGCGGCGCCGCAAGGAGGCCCGCGAGGGCCGAGGCGGGACGCGGACGTGAGCGTCCACGTGGGGCTCGACGTCGGGACCGGCGGGGCGCGGGCCGTCGCCGTGGACGAGGCGGGGAACGTGGTCGCCGAAGCCTCTTCCGAGTACCCGCTGCACAGCCCCAGGCCCGGCTGGACGGAGCAGAACCCCGCGGACTGGTGGGAGGGGGCGAAGACGGCGCTCGGGCGGGTGGCAGGCGAGGTCGGGGGGGACGTCTCCGGCATCGGTCTTACCGGACAGATGCACGGTTCGGTCTTTCTCGACTCCGCCGACGCGGTCATTCGTCCGGCCTTGCTGTGGAACGACCAGCGGACCGGGAGGCAGTGCGCGGAGATAACACAGGCGGTTGGGGCGGAGCGCCTGATCCAGATCGCGGGCAACCCCGCCCTCACCGGCTTCCAGGCCCCGAAGGTGCTCTGGCTCGGGGAGGAGGAGCCCGAGAACTACGCCCGCGTGGCCCGCGTCCTCTTGCCGAAGGACTACGTGAGGCTGCGGCTCACCGGGGAGTACGCCACCGACGTCTCCGACGCCTCCGGGACGCTCTTTCTCGACGTGAAAGAACGCCGCTGGTCAGAGGAGATCCTGGACGCCCTCGAAATTCCACACGGCTGGATGCCGGGTGCCTACGAAGGTCCCGAGGGCACGGGAGCGTTGCGCGCGGAGGCGGCGGAAGAGCTCGGTCTGCCCGCCGGCGTCCCGGTCGCCGCGGGCGGTGGCGACAACGCGGCGGCCGCCGTCGGCACCGGGATCGTGGCCCCCGGCCTGGTCAGCTCCTCGGTCGGGACTAGCGGTGTGCTCTTCGCCCACTCGGAGGAGTTCAACCCGGACCCGTCGGGCCGGCTGCACGCCTTCTGCCACGCCGTCCCGGGGGCCTACCACCTCATGGCCGTAACGCTCTCGGCCGGCGGATCGCTCTCCTGGTGGCGCGACGTCGTGGGCGGCGACTTCGAAGACCTCGTCGGGGCTGCCTCCGAGGTGCCGCCGGGCTCGGAGGGGCTCGTCTTTTTGCCCTACCTCTCGGGAGAGCGGACGCCGCACCTGGACCCGGGGGCGAGGGGGTCCTTCTTCGGCCTCACGGCGAGGCACGGGATCCCGCACATGACGCGGGCCGTGATGGAGGGCGTCGCCTTCTCGTTGCGGGAGGGGTTGGAGATCATGCGCGGGCTCGGCGTCCCCGTCGAGGACGTGCGGGCGACGGGCGGCGGGGCGAGAAGCGCGTTGTGGCGCGAACTCCAGGCCGACGTCTACGGTGAGCCCATTCGGCGCACCGCCGCCGACGAGGGACCCGCATACGGCGCGGCGCTGTTGGCCGGGGTGGCGGCCGGGACGTACGGGGACGTCGGGGAGGCCGCGGGCGTCGTCAGCCTGCGCGAGGAGGTCACCGAGCCCGACCCCGGGCGGGCCGAGGTCTACGGCGAGCACTACGAGGTATACCGCTCGCTGTATCCCGCGACGAGGGAGGCCATGTCCCGGCTGACGGGGCTGGCGTCGGGCGCGGGCGGGGTGCCGGGATAGGCACCGCGGCGTCCGCAGGTCCGCTGCTCACGCGGTCCCTG carries:
- a CDS encoding TIM barrel protein, with the protein product MIENSVGVWAFGPAVTRFVPPGYHNEVADEPMTDKTRRVCEGLSDLLEGLEYHYPGEVNEENLAEIQGILKEHGMGLPVVAAGLHPDPTYGKGAFVNPDDKVRRQGIDALKRGVDLCGEAGANFIIWPGAEGYNYTFQRPYAETWRRFVEGVAEVVDHANERDVKVFLEHKNSEPAMKILMQNIGMTLFTIQKVNALGVDTRNLLVNMDWQHLIMNGENLAEYADLLASEHKLGHQHGNDGWGTFDDDNVVGTNFFMQTLELAQTLQDVGYGTEGEILGFDLYPYTEDQVAAVRRAILQWEFIWDLAQKIDRAALREARAGADALAGQRAVYAALGMDDGYEAEVVRRRKEAREGRGGTRT
- the xylB gene encoding xylulokinase — protein: MSVHVGLDVGTGGARAVAVDEAGNVVAEASSEYPLHSPRPGWTEQNPADWWEGAKTALGRVAGEVGGDVSGIGLTGQMHGSVFLDSADAVIRPALLWNDQRTGRQCAEITQAVGAERLIQIAGNPALTGFQAPKVLWLGEEEPENYARVARVLLPKDYVRLRLTGEYATDVSDASGTLFLDVKERRWSEEILDALEIPHGWMPGAYEGPEGTGALRAEAAEELGLPAGVPVAAGGGDNAAAAVGTGIVAPGLVSSSVGTSGVLFAHSEEFNPDPSGRLHAFCHAVPGAYHLMAVTLSAGGSLSWWRDVVGGDFEDLVGAASEVPPGSEGLVFLPYLSGERTPHLDPGARGSFFGLTARHGIPHMTRAVMEGVAFSLREGLEIMRGLGVPVEDVRATGGGARSALWRELQADVYGEPIRRTAADEGPAYGAALLAGVAAGTYGDVGEAAGVVSLREEVTEPDPGRAEVYGEHYEVYRSLYPATREAMSRLTGLASGAGGVPG